From a region of the Gemmatimonadota bacterium genome:
- a CDS encoding NAD-dependent epimerase/dehydratase family protein, with product MSRILVTGALGQIGSWLVPALRSGYGPDAVLATDLRTPGERPDSSVRASKPRSAREEGPFRRVDATDPAALAEAVRDHRADTVYHLAAILSAVGEENPTRTWAVNMGSLEAVLEIARRQGCALFVPSSIAVFGPDSPGDPAPQNGPMRPTSIYGVTKLAGELLCDYYHLRYGLDVRGLRYPGLVSYGAPPGGGTTDWSVEMFDYAVRGRPYPSFLHPDTRLDIMYMPDAVRAAMELMEADGTLLRHRNSYNVTAMQLSPGLLAKEIRKHIRGFTVSHDPDPVRQAIADSWPDRLDDRAARADWGWRHEFDLGSMTRDMVDHNRRERAVDADASRAGDEPRSDRSPSQIASRSDRARKEPAAPAAAGV from the coding sequence TTGAGCCGGATCCTGGTCACGGGGGCGCTCGGACAGATAGGATCCTGGCTCGTGCCGGCGCTCAGAAGCGGCTACGGGCCCGATGCCGTGCTCGCGACCGACCTTCGGACGCCGGGCGAACGCCCGGATTCGTCGGTTAGGGCGAGCAAGCCCCGCTCGGCCCGAGAGGAGGGTCCCTTCCGTCGGGTGGATGCGACCGATCCCGCCGCGCTCGCCGAAGCGGTTCGAGATCACCGGGCCGACACCGTATATCATCTCGCCGCCATACTCTCGGCGGTGGGGGAGGAGAACCCGACGCGGACCTGGGCGGTCAACATGGGGAGCCTGGAAGCGGTGCTCGAGATCGCCAGGAGGCAGGGCTGCGCCCTATTCGTCCCCAGCTCCATCGCCGTCTTCGGCCCGGATTCGCCGGGGGACCCCGCTCCTCAGAACGGTCCGATGCGTCCGACCTCGATTTACGGCGTCACCAAGCTCGCCGGCGAGCTGCTCTGCGACTACTACCACCTGCGCTACGGCCTCGATGTCCGCGGCCTCCGCTACCCCGGTCTCGTCTCCTACGGGGCGCCGCCGGGCGGCGGGACCACCGACTGGTCTGTCGAGATGTTCGACTACGCCGTCCGCGGGCGTCCCTATCCCAGTTTTCTGCATCCCGATACCCGGCTCGACATCATGTACATGCCCGACGCCGTGAGGGCCGCCATGGAGCTGATGGAGGCCGACGGCACCCTGCTGCGCCATCGAAACTCGTACAACGTCACCGCCATGCAGCTCTCCCCCGGACTGTTGGCGAAGGAGATCCGAAAACACATTCGCGGCTTCACGGTAAGCCACGATCCCGATCCGGTCAGGCAGGCGATCGCCGATTCATGGCCCGACCGGCTCGACGACAGAGCCGCGCGCGCGGACTGGGGTTGGCGGCACGAGTTCGACTTGGGATCGATGACCCGCGACATGGTTGATCACAACAGGAGGGAACGAGCCGTCGACGCGGATGCGTCGCGGGCGGGCGACGAACCGCGCTCGGACCGCTCTCCCTCGCAGATCGCTTCGCGGTCGGACCGCGCGCGCAAGGAACCGGCCGCTCCAGCGGCCGCCGGGGTATAG
- a CDS encoding aminotransferase class I/II-fold pyridoxal phosphate-dependent enzyme → MAIDRLDKTVSAHVEALHAAGTAKGAEAVVRAVLPAAGARGPRFRLRGEGAREFIRLNSNSYLGLGLHPEVIEAEEEAARRFGAGPGAVRFISGSYEPHVELEAALARFHGREAAVIFSSAYAAVISTLAPLATGETVLVSDELNHNCIINAMRLVRPAGKAIYPHNDAGELDRMLGEWRGRAKRALVVTDGIFSMRGDPAPLPEIMEICARHDSAYPENVVVVVDDSHGVGAFGPTGRGTEEQLAAPPADILIGTLGKAFGVNGGYVATSAACARFLRESSQMYIYSNPITPGEASAALKALEIVDSAEGRERILRLRGLTARFETGLGELGVETIPGEHPVVPLMIRNTARTRALVDHLYEAGVLVTGLAYPVVPEGDEEIRTQINADHTEADIDYVLDALSRFEDD, encoded by the coding sequence GTGGCCATAGACCGACTCGACAAAACCGTCTCCGCCCATGTGGAGGCTCTTCACGCCGCCGGCACTGCCAAGGGCGCCGAAGCGGTGGTGCGGGCGGTGCTTCCCGCCGCCGGGGCGCGCGGCCCCCGGTTCCGGCTCAGGGGCGAGGGCGCGCGCGAGTTCATCCGCCTCAACTCCAACTCCTATCTCGGGCTCGGACTCCATCCCGAGGTGATCGAGGCGGAAGAAGAGGCCGCTCGCAGGTTCGGCGCGGGCCCGGGCGCGGTGCGCTTCATCTCGGGGAGCTACGAGCCTCATGTGGAGCTGGAGGCGGCCCTCGCCCGGTTCCACGGGAGAGAAGCGGCGGTAATCTTCTCGTCGGCCTACGCGGCCGTGATCTCCACCCTGGCTCCCCTCGCCACCGGCGAGACCGTTCTCGTGTCGGACGAGCTCAACCACAACTGCATCATCAACGCCATGCGACTCGTGCGTCCGGCCGGCAAGGCCATCTACCCGCACAACGACGCCGGGGAGCTCGACAGGATGCTGGGCGAGTGGCGGGGGAGAGCGAAACGAGCGCTGGTCGTCACCGACGGCATTTTCTCGATGCGTGGCGATCCCGCGCCGCTCCCGGAAATCATGGAGATCTGCGCGCGCCACGACTCCGCCTATCCCGAGAACGTTGTCGTCGTGGTGGACGATTCCCACGGAGTGGGGGCGTTCGGACCGACCGGAAGAGGTACCGAGGAGCAGCTCGCCGCGCCGCCCGCCGACATTCTGATCGGCACGCTCGGCAAGGCGTTCGGGGTGAACGGCGGCTACGTGGCGACCAGCGCCGCCTGCGCCCGCTTCCTGAGAGAGAGCTCGCAGATGTACATCTACTCGAACCCCATCACGCCGGGCGAAGCCTCCGCAGCCCTCAAGGCCCTCGAGATAGTGGACAGCGCCGAGGGCAGGGAACGCATTCTGCGGCTCAGGGGGCTGACAGCCAGATTCGAGACCGGACTCGGCGAGCTGGGTGTCGAAACCATCCCCGGCGAGCATCCGGTGGTGCCGCTCATGATCCGGAACACCGCGAGAACGAGGGCGCTCGTGGATCACCTTTACGAGGCCGGCGTCCTGGTCACCGGGCTCGCCTACCCCGTGGTGCCCGAGGGCGACGAGGAGATCCGCACCCAGATCAACGCCGACCACACCGAAGCCGACATCGACTACGTGCTCGATGCGCTATCGAGGTTCGAGGATGACTGA
- a CDS encoding amidase, translating into MTDRPGENETASDRRAFLKTAATLAAAGTVAPGALGARSPEAGDASAGAGIRPDRQEVPSVPLGNGEHPALAYQAYPGGNGVLTERMWREHGSALFARSEIGIASWEGPVPTDPEEIAFLPVHRLAALLRDERVTSSELTAIYLERLKRFDPVLMCAVTILEDRAMEEAAAADAEISAGDWRGPLHGVPYGLKDLFSVPGAPTTWGHGEYAGRVIDEEAEVAVRLRRAGAVLIAKLSTGEFARGDRWYRGRTRNPWNTEEGSSGSSAGPGSATAAGAVAFAIGTETQGSIVSPSRRCGLSALRPTFGLVSRHGGMVLSWSMDKIGPMCRSAFDCALVFNAIRGTSELDPSTVPAPFAFRPDAGIDAYRIGYAEDAPEEALERLRGVGANLVQMTELPSGSSNSLSVESSAAMDYRIAPGGVEPEPVPDDLPGAERRNRTRFRGGRAVRAIDYVNSQRRRLLLMREMEAAMAEVDMFVSGSGQVGLTNQTGNPAVVLPYGFGARNPDADSPTIMPLSTTLVGRLFTDADLLNVAHAFQRETAWHLRRPDTSQLGS; encoded by the coding sequence ATGACTGACCGACCTGGAGAGAACGAGACCGCCTCCGACCGCCGCGCGTTCCTGAAGACGGCGGCGACGCTCGCGGCTGCGGGCACCGTCGCTCCCGGAGCGCTGGGAGCGCGCTCCCCGGAGGCGGGGGACGCTTCCGCCGGGGCGGGAATCCGACCGGACCGGCAGGAGGTGCCGTCCGTCCCGCTCGGCAACGGCGAACATCCCGCCCTTGCCTATCAGGCCTATCCGGGCGGAAACGGCGTCCTGACGGAGCGGATGTGGCGCGAGCACGGAAGCGCGCTCTTCGCCCGCAGCGAGATCGGGATCGCTTCCTGGGAAGGGCCGGTGCCCACCGACCCCGAGGAGATCGCCTTTCTGCCGGTTCACCGCCTAGCCGCGCTCCTCCGTGACGAGCGCGTCACCTCCTCCGAGCTCACCGCCATCTACCTGGAGCGGTTGAAGCGCTTCGATCCGGTGCTCATGTGCGCGGTGACGATCCTGGAGGATCGGGCCATGGAGGAGGCGGCCGCGGCCGACGCCGAGATCTCCGCAGGCGACTGGCGCGGCCCTCTGCACGGCGTGCCCTACGGTCTCAAGGATCTCTTCAGCGTGCCCGGGGCTCCCACCACCTGGGGTCACGGCGAGTACGCAGGGCGGGTGATCGACGAAGAGGCCGAGGTCGCGGTTCGGCTGCGCCGGGCGGGGGCGGTCCTGATCGCCAAGCTCTCCACAGGCGAGTTCGCGCGCGGGGACCGCTGGTATAGGGGACGCACGCGCAACCCGTGGAACACCGAAGAGGGATCGAGCGGTTCGTCGGCGGGACCCGGGTCCGCCACCGCGGCGGGGGCCGTCGCCTTCGCGATCGGTACCGAGACCCAGGGATCCATCGTCTCACCTTCCAGGCGCTGCGGTCTGAGCGCGCTCCGCCCCACTTTCGGACTTGTCAGCAGACATGGGGGCATGGTGCTTTCGTGGAGCATGGACAAGATCGGTCCCATGTGTCGCTCCGCCTTCGACTGCGCGCTCGTCTTCAATGCGATCCGGGGCACGAGCGAGCTCGATCCGTCGACGGTGCCGGCACCGTTCGCATTTCGCCCTGACGCCGGCATCGACGCCTATCGCATCGGCTACGCCGAGGACGCTCCCGAAGAGGCGCTGGAGCGGCTGCGCGGGGTTGGAGCGAATCTCGTTCAGATGACGGAGCTGCCCAGCGGGAGCTCGAATTCGCTCAGCGTCGAGTCTTCGGCGGCCATGGACTATCGGATCGCTCCCGGCGGGGTCGAGCCCGAGCCGGTACCCGACGATCTTCCCGGTGCCGAGAGACGGAACCGAACCCGCTTCCGCGGCGGCCGAGCTGTTAGGGCGATCGACTACGTGAACTCGCAGCGGCGCAGGCTCCTCCTCATGCGCGAAATGGAGGCGGCCATGGCGGAGGTCGACATGTTCGTGAGCGGATCCGGCCAGGTGGGCCTTACCAATCAGACCGGGAACCCTGCGGTGGTGTTGCCGTACGGCTTCGGCGCGCGCAACCCGGACGCGGACTCGCCCACGATCATGCCCCTTTCCACGACTCTCGTCGGCCGCCTCTTCACCGATGCCGACCTGCTGAACGTCGCCCACGCCTTCCAGCGCGAGACCGCCTGGCACCTGAGGCGTCCGGACACCTCCCAGCTCGGATCGTAG